The sequence GGAGCCTCGGGAACATACGATGTGAGGATCACCGCACTGCGCGAGCTGGACGGCGAGTGCACGTACCGCTTCCTGGTCAACGGCACGGTCGTCGGCACTGCGCAAAATAACACGACCGGCACGGACTACGCCCCGCAAGAGCACGTTTTCAGCAATATCACCATCCCAAGTGGGGCGACAATTGCGGTGGAATCGAACACCCACTCCAATGGGCTTGTTCCCGAGACCGGAGGTTTCGCCTGGGCGCGGGGGCGGTGGACCACGCTGACACTTTCCACATCAGTCGCTTCGCTGGTTCAGCCTCCCGCCGGGCGACTGGCTTATGTCTCGGACGGAAATTCGCCCGATCCGGATGATATCGGAGCCAATGCCGTGGTTTTCGGACTTCTCGGCGCAACCGGACTGCAGGACAGATTGGTTCATTTCTCCCACTCGTGCGACCTGGTCAAGGCGAGCAATATCTCCGCCGCGGACGAGCTGCGCCGCCAGAACAAGCTGCATGCGATCTGCGGCGAGGGGGTCGGATACTTCGGCCCGTTTCCCAACCTCGCGGCCTACTACAACTGCCGTACCGATCAGGCCGCGGCGGTGAACAATCTCCGGGACGCCATCAACGCCTCCACCGCAAGCGATCCCTTGTGGATCATCGAGGCGGGCGAACCGGATATCATCGCCTACGCGCTGCAGGCGGCGACTGCGTCCAAGCGCCAATACGTCAACGTGGTGTCCCACCACCCGGCCAACGACAACAGCGGCGATTTCTTCACGTGGCAGCAGGTGCTTGATTTCGGGGTGATCGAGCACCAGATCGGCGATCAGAATGTGAACCTGCAGGTCGCGATCAGCAGCGGGCTGTGGGACTGGGCCGAAGGCCATAGCAATCCGGCCATCGTATGGATCCTGGATCAGCTGAAGTATGCGGAAGCCGATGGGGTTGTAGCTTTCCAAACGAATAAATACGACTGCTCCGATGCAGGGATGCTCTACTGGTGGATCACAGGAGCTTCCAATGGCGGGAACAGGCTTTCCACACCCGTCGAGATCAAGAGCATGCTTCTCAACGATCCCACAAGCGCCGCCCAGTCGGTGACCGGTTTCACGCTGATCAACGCCGACACGGACCAGCCCATCGGCGCCCTGAGCGATGGCGACACGCTCGACCTGAGCCTGCTCCCCACCGTGAATCTCAACGTCCGCGCCGACACCTCCCCGACCACCGTAGGTTCGGTGCGCTTCGCCTACGACGGGAATGCGACCTACAAGACCGAGACCACCGCCCCCTACGCCCTCGGCGGCGATACGAACGGCGACTACAACCCATGGACTCCCACCCTCGGCGCGCACACCCTGACCGCCACGCCCTTCACCGGAGCCGGAGCCACCGGCACGGCAGGCACCCCGCTCGCCATCAATTTCAACGTGGTGGACAATGGCGGCGGCACCGGCGCAACGGTCACCGGTGAGTTGAAAAAGTGGCACAAGCTCACCTTTTCCTGGGCCGGCCCGTCCAGCAGCGAAACGGCGGCGGCGAACCCGTTCAGCGACTACCGCCTCAACGTGACTTTCTCCCACCCGGCGACCGGCAAGACCCGCACCGTGCCGGGATATTTTGCGGCGGATGGAAACGCGGCCGAAACCTCCGCCCAATCCGGCAACGTCTGGCGCGCCCACTTCGCCCCGGATGAAACCGGGGAATGGACATACTCCGTCTCGTTCCGCACCGGCACCGACATCGCGGTGAGCACCGTGGCCGCGGCGGGTTCATCGGCGGGCTTCTTCGACGGCGGCAGCGGAACCATCCAGATCGCGGCGACCGACAAGACCGGCCGCGACCTTCGTGGCAAGGGCTTGCTGGAATATGTCGGCAAGCACCACCTGCGCTTCGCCGAGACCGGCGAGTATTTCCTCAAGGCGGGCTCCGACGCGCCGGAAAATTTCCTCGCCTACGACGACTTCGATGACACACCGAACGTCGGCGGCCGCCGCAAGTCCTGGAGCCCGCACGCGGCGGACTACGATGTGGCATCGGCAGCGCAATTCACCTGGCAGGGAGGAAAGGGCAGCGAGCTGCTGGGTGCGGTGCGCTACCTCTCGGACAAGGGGCTGAACGCGTTCTCATTCCTCACCTTCAGCCTCGATGGCGACGACGACAATGTGTTTCCCCACCTGATGAAATCCACGGCCACGGCCTATCAGAACGTCGCGGACAACGCCCGTTGGGAGAATGCCAACGGCGTCTATCACGACCGCTTCGACGTATCCAAGATGGCGCAGTGGGAGCGCATCTTCGAATACGCCGGCCGGATGGGCATGTATCTCCATTTCAAGACCCAGGAAACGGAGAACGACCAGAAAATGGACGGCGGGGCCTTGGCGCGCGAGCGGAAGCTGTATTACCGCGAGCTGCTGGCGCGCTTCGGCCACCACCTCGCCTTGAACTGGAATCTCGGCGAGGAAAACACCAACACAACCGCCCAGGAAAAGGACTTTGCACAATGGTTTTACGACAACGATCCCTACCGCCACAACATCGTCCTCCATACCTTCCCCGCGCAGAAAACCACGGTTTACACCCCCCTGCTCGGAACGGCATCGAAACTCACCGGCCTGTCGCTCCAAACCGACCAGGCGGATTTCTCGAACGTTTTCCCCGACACGCTCACCTGGGTCCGGAACTCCGCCAACAGCGGCGTCCCATGGGTCGTCGCCTGCGATGAGCCCGGCGATGCCCAGCACGCCCTTCGCCCGGTGGGCGACGAGGGCAACAGCTGGACCGATGGCCGGAAGAACGCCCTATGGGGGCATGTGATGGCCGGGGGCGCCGGGGTGGAATTCTATTTCGGATACGGCCACGCAAACTCCGACCTCACCTGCCAGGACTACCGCTCACGCGATGGCTTCTGGGATTACTGCCGCCACATGCTCGGTTTCTTCCGCGACAACGGCGTCCCCTTCCAGGACATGGCGAACGCGAACACCCTCGTCAGCGGGTCCGGGAACAATGCGAACCGCTGCCTCGCCAAGGCGGGCGAAGCCTATGTCGTGCAGCTTTACAGCGGTGGGAACCACACCCTCGATCTCAGCGCGGCTCCCGGCGATTTCTCTGTCCGTTGGTTTGACCCGCGCAACGGCGGGACGCTCCAACAAGGTTCGGTCGCCGCGGTCACGGGCGGAGCCACGGTGT comes from Akkermansiaceae bacterium and encodes:
- a CDS encoding DUF5060 domain-containing protein, whose product is MKRISLAILATASLSFSQTYQESGGLVVMETENTPSALGLWQKQTSLSGHSGTGYLQFLGNTYETGPATSPLEYTFKINTAGLYYLHLHCAKETHDGRTDVANDCYVRVEGDYNAGPGPYTSHGNNASLALLQSNTKYFGGATNAWKWENGQNSSGGAGNLDPGGSTNKRVAAYDFKAGQTYKLVVSGRSKFFRINRIVFRHTSTSAATAQNLSTPESGTISGNLAYQATADFPNITGGTVPYYKDNTRNALAIDASVVANRDKYARAQRTFDGASGTYDVRITALRELDGECTYRFLVNGTVVGTAQNNTTGTDYAPQEHVFSNITIPSGATIAVESNTHSNGLVPETGGFAWARGRWTTLTLSTSVASLVQPPAGRLAYVSDGNSPDPDDIGANAVVFGLLGATGLQDRLVHFSHSCDLVKASNISAADELRRQNKLHAICGEGVGYFGPFPNLAAYYNCRTDQAAAVNNLRDAINASTASDPLWIIEAGEPDIIAYALQAATASKRQYVNVVSHHPANDNSGDFFTWQQVLDFGVIEHQIGDQNVNLQVAISSGLWDWAEGHSNPAIVWILDQLKYAEADGVVAFQTNKYDCSDAGMLYWWITGASNGGNRLSTPVEIKSMLLNDPTSAAQSVTGFTLINADTDQPIGALSDGDTLDLSLLPTVNLNVRADTSPTTVGSVRFAYDGNATYKTETTAPYALGGDTNGDYNPWTPTLGAHTLTATPFTGAGATGTAGTPLAINFNVVDNGGGTGATVTGELKKWHKLTFSWAGPSSSETAAANPFSDYRLNVTFSHPATGKTRTVPGYFAADGNAAETSAQSGNVWRAHFAPDETGEWTYSVSFRTGTDIAVSTVAAAGSSAGFFDGGSGTIQIAATDKTGRDLRGKGLLEYVGKHHLRFAETGEYFLKAGSDAPENFLAYDDFDDTPNVGGRRKSWSPHAADYDVASAAQFTWQGGKGSELLGAVRYLSDKGLNAFSFLTFSLDGDDDNVFPHLMKSTATAYQNVADNARWENANGVYHDRFDVSKMAQWERIFEYAGRMGMYLHFKTQETENDQKMDGGALARERKLYYRELLARFGHHLALNWNLGEENTNTTAQEKDFAQWFYDNDPYRHNIVLHTFPAQKTTVYTPLLGTASKLTGLSLQTDQADFSNVFPDTLTWVRNSANSGVPWVVACDEPGDAQHALRPVGDEGNSWTDGRKNALWGHVMAGGAGVEFYFGYGHANSDLTCQDYRSRDGFWDYCRHMLGFFRDNGVPFQDMANANTLVSGSGNNANRCLAKAGEAYVVQLYSGGNHTLDLSAAPGDFSVRWFDPRNGGTLQQGSVAAVTGGATVSLGTAPSATTSDWIVYLAKSGGGGDTSSGVMHGLPGDADVREDKTIVNLAAANLVPGRSGSNPSYNRSTHFVFELPNLGIVASPFLSATLGFNVETVSTAPPGVDLYGLGKRITADVYGTDYYGESATPDPTDATLIQGNILNAGTGTGLKTSNASTALASYLNAQYDGGNGIGKYVFLRLSTTAPVPGLERHFVTSADATGTNGPRINYTAVTPQDFDSWLGSFPFAPGADLTSGGDPDHDGLSTWFEYLFGLDPSDCSSVNPVTIGLSQSDGTFTYTRRNPALTGITDYQVWVSENLSGWEHDSAALQATGDIGEIQVVAVTLSGSKPLTAPSFFIRVRASN